The sequence GCGTGGGGACACAGCGCGTTGAAGAGACCCTCGAAGCGCAATTTCCCGGTGTGCGCGTTTTGCGAATGGATGTGGATACCACGCGCCGCAAGGGCGCGCATGACCGCATACTCAGTCGCTTTTCCCGAGGCGAGGCCGATATTTTGCTCGGTACGCAGATGATCGCCAAAGGCCTCGATTTTCCCGGCGTGACACTCGTCGGTGTTATTTCTGCGGATACGAGTATCCATTTGCCGGATTTTCGCGCCAGCGAACGCACATTCCAATTGCTGACTCAGGTCAGTGGGCGCGCTGGACGAGGCGAGATTCCAGGGGAAGTCGTTATTCAAACTTATATGCCCGATGGCGAAGCCGTGCAATGCGCGCAGGGCCACGATTTTGAAACTTTTGCACAGCGCGAACTCAGTGCGCGTCAGAGTCTGGGGTATCCGCCCTTTGGACGCGTGGTGCTGTTGCTTTTTAAAGGCAAAGATGAACACGAAGTCGCGCGCGCAGCTGGCATAATCGCACAGGCCTTGCGCGAACAAACACCTCCCGATGTCGAAATTCTGGGTCCTGTACAGGCTCCTCTCGCACGCATCCAGGGCACCTATCGCTGGCAGGTTTTGCTCAAGTCTGATTCGCACAGCCATCTCAATGCCGCCGCCCGCAATGCCGCCACACAATTTGCTCCCAATAAACGCCGATCTCGTGGTGTGACTCTGGCGATCAATGTCGATCCGATGTCGATGCTTTGAGCGGTGAATTATGTTCTCTCGAATCAAATCTCTCGCGCAGCACACGGCAGTCTATGGCATGGGCGATCTGCTCGGTCGCGCAGTGTCCATTTTGCTCGTGCCCATCTATGCCAGACATCTCACGTCTGCTGACAATGGCATTTTGTCTCTGGCATTTGCATTTATCGGATTTAGTGCGGCTCTATATTCTCTCGGTCTCAATCCCGCGCTGATCCGCCTATTATCTGGCAAGACCGATCTCGGCAAACATCGCGCCGCATTTAGCTCCGCATTTTGGGCACTGTTCGCCACAGGGATTATTCTGTCGAGTCTGGTCTGGACCAATGCCGGGAGTCTCGCGCATCATCTTTTGGGCAGTTCGGATTACAATGCGATCTTTGAACTTATTGCCGCTGTTGTCCTCTTGGACGCGCTGTCAGAACCCCTTTTTACGCTTTGTCGCGCTCGTCAGAGATCCTTTCACTATGCGATTGTGCGGGTGATTCAACACACGCTACAACTCGGTCTTACCGCTTATTTTATCGCAATTCTCGGACGCGGGCCAATCGCGGTTTTTGAAGCCAATCTCATCAGTTCTCTCTTTGCACTTATTGTCATGTTTCCCGTTGGTTTGCGCATGATTCGTCCAACTTTTGATGTGCGTGCGTTGCGCGATCTTCTGCGTTTTGGCTTTCCGTTTGTGCCCTCGGCCTTTTCTTTCCTCATTATCAGTCTGTCTGACCGCTTTCTGATTCGATTTTTTCTGGATCTCGACGATCTGGGTATTTACGGTATTACCTATAAACTCGGTTTGCCCATCTTTTTTGTGGTTAAAGCGTTTCGCTCGGCCTGGGCACCTGCCGTGCTCGATGAAACCGAGGAAGAAGACACGCGGCAGATGTGTGCGCGTGTCACCACGTATTTCACGCTGTTCGGCATTTTTGGCTGTTTGATTTTAGCCACTTTTGCACGCGAAATTATCGTTCTGATTGCCGGTGACAATGCACCGACTTATCTCGAAGGCATACGGGTTGTGCCTGTAGTGGGGCTGGCATTTTTCTTTCACGGTCTTTATATCATTCTCACCGCAGGTGTATATGCCGAAGGTCGCGCGGGGTCTTTGCCATTTATTGTGGGAACGGGTGCGTGTGTAAATATCGCTATCAATATTTTTCTTTTGCCCAAAATTGGATTTATTGCCGCTGCTTATAGTACGCTTATCGCACATGTTTTGATGACGGTTTTGCTTTTTCTCATCGTGCGTCGGTTTTATCCGATTCCCTACGAGTACGGACGTTTGGGGAAGATATGTGTTGCGGGGGCGGTTGTTTTTATCGTTTTATCTCCTCATATTCACGATACGTCAATAGAGGGTGTTATTGCGCGTG comes from Gemmatimonadota bacterium and encodes:
- a CDS encoding flippase; the protein is MFSRIKSLAQHTAVYGMGDLLGRAVSILLVPIYARHLTSADNGILSLAFAFIGFSAALYSLGLNPALIRLLSGKTDLGKHRAAFSSAFWALFATGIILSSLVWTNAGSLAHHLLGSSDYNAIFELIAAVVLLDALSEPLFTLCRARQRSFHYAIVRVIQHTLQLGLTAYFIAILGRGPIAVFEANLISSLFALIVMFPVGLRMIRPTFDVRALRDLLRFGFPFVPSAFSFLIISLSDRFLIRFFLDLDDLGIYGITYKLGLPIFFVVKAFRSAWAPAVLDETEEEDTRQMCARVTTYFTLFGIFGCLILATFAREIIVLIAGDNAPTYLEGIRVVPVVGLAFFFHGLYIILTAGVYAEGRAGSLPFIVGTGACVNIAINIFLLPKIGFIAAAYSTLIAHVLMTVLLFLIVRRFYPIPYEYGRLGKICVAGAVVFIVLSPHIHDTSIEGVIARVIFVAGYPLILWGWRFFTS